A genomic segment from Eisenibacter elegans DSM 3317 encodes:
- a CDS encoding SPOR domain-containing protein — protein sequence MKNLRLWPLWSLMALLAACTPKGLPKATTVNDYREDLAQHRVQYPYSPETFEGNPQTITISLPADTTGFELSITQRLHKVLDTKPVRYVAPISTGTFDGYRIQIYRGRSREEAERAKASSYRIFPKMSAYMTYSAPNYRVKVGDFLEQTEYIKYYNRLKQEFPTAMIVPDKVQIVVVNDPNKQKKTTEEKKKSEEEEEYEEYEEFDKP from the coding sequence ATGAAAAATTTGCGTTTGTGGCCTCTGTGGAGCCTGATGGCCCTACTTGCGGCCTGTACTCCCAAGGGCTTGCCCAAGGCAACAACAGTAAACGACTATCGGGAAGATCTTGCCCAACACCGGGTGCAATACCCTTATAGCCCCGAAACCTTTGAAGGCAACCCTCAAACCATCACCATCAGCCTGCCCGCTGATACTACGGGCTTTGAACTGAGTATTACCCAACGCCTTCATAAGGTATTGGATACCAAGCCTGTACGCTATGTAGCCCCTATTTCTACCGGAACTTTCGACGGCTACCGCATACAAATCTATCGAGGCCGCAGCCGCGAAGAAGCCGAACGCGCCAAGGCTTCCTCATACCGCATCTTCCCCAAAATGTCCGCGTATATGACCTATAGCGCGCCCAACTATCGCGTAAAAGTAGGAGACTTCTTAGAGCAGACAGAGTATATCAAGTACTACAATCGCCTCAAACAAGAGTTCCCTACGGCAATGATAGTGCCTGATAAGGTACAGATTGTAGTGGTGAATGACCCCAACAAACAGAAAAAAACTACCGAAGAGAAAAAGAAAAGCGAAGAAGAGGAAGAGTATGAAGAATATGAAGAGTTTGACAAGCCATAG
- the secA gene encoding preprotein translocase subunit SecA, translating to MSNLVTKVVTKLFGSKYERDLKRLLPYVTKVNQEWATLQSISPDELRQRSADLRAHIADQLQSIDTQISDLQAQAAESTDLSTKEAIFAQIDSLEDKRNERLEEVLIDILPKAFAIVKETARRFKENKQLRVQANMHDRQIAARKANVEINGETAIWHNSWQAAGNTVTWDMLHYDVQIIGGVVLHEGKIAEMATGEGKTLVATLPAFLNALAGRGVHIVTVNDYLAKRDSEWMAPIFEFHGMIVDCIDKYEPNSEERKAAYRADITYGTNNEFGFDYLRDNMAREIDQIVQRRHHYAMIDEVDSVLIDDARTPLIISGPIPRGDEHEYYELKPRIQRVVEEQKKVVQNFLSEAKRLVKEGKEKDAGLPLFRAFRGLPKNKPLIKFLSEPGMRTMMQKVENYYLQDNARQMPEADQPLYFTIDEKNNQIDLTEKGLEFITGNSEDPSFFILPDIGVEINNIEEKADLSEEEKLAQKEAVINDYSIKAQRIHAVNQLLKAYALFEREVDYIIVDGKVKIVDEQTGRVMEGRRYSDGLHQALEAKENVKIEDATQTYATITLQNYFRMYHKLSGMTGTAETEASEFWEIYKLDVTVIPTNVPIARKDEQDLVFKTIREKFNAVAEEVVRLTEQGRPVLVGTTSVEISELLSRMLTIRKIKHQVLNAKLHQKEAEIVAEAGKPGTVTIATNMAGRGTDIKLTPESKSAGGLAIIGTERHESRRVDRQLRGRSGRQGDPGSSQFFVSLEDDLMRRFGSDRIAKFMDRMGFQEGEVIQHSMITKSIERAQKKVEENNFGIRKRLLEYDDVMNAQREIVYKRRHTALHGERLEVDILNMLYQTSEDIAQGYQGEDAYESFKLAVYTNLGIELPVSLEQFSKVSAEQLTDLLYQGALRSYKAKNDRIAEQILPILEDIRQEKGAVVEEIVVPFTDGKRQINVAANLQKACETQGQHLIKSMEKNITLALIDQLWKEHLREMDDLKQSVQMAVHEQKDPLLVYKFEAFQLFSSFVSNLNRQTVSFLLKADVPRVEPNQMSEARPTPRRQQPKLRENKPEFGGNTPSAPLPTAPMPERIAEPIKSDKTIGRNDKVTVQYTDGSIKKDVKYKTVEQDLKNNRCVIID from the coding sequence ATGTCAAACCTCGTAACCAAAGTCGTAACCAAACTATTTGGTTCTAAATATGAGCGCGACCTCAAACGCTTGCTTCCTTACGTAACCAAGGTAAACCAGGAGTGGGCAACATTACAATCTATCAGCCCTGACGAACTACGCCAGCGCTCCGCCGACTTGCGGGCGCATATTGCTGACCAGCTACAAAGTATCGATACTCAAATTAGCGACCTACAAGCTCAAGCAGCCGAATCCACTGATTTGAGTACTAAGGAAGCTATTTTTGCACAAATAGATAGCTTAGAAGATAAGCGTAATGAACGCCTCGAAGAGGTTTTGATAGATATTTTGCCTAAGGCTTTTGCTATTGTCAAAGAAACGGCCCGCCGTTTTAAAGAAAATAAACAGCTTCGAGTACAGGCCAATATGCATGACCGGCAGATAGCTGCTCGGAAGGCCAATGTCGAAATCAATGGTGAAACAGCCATCTGGCACAACAGCTGGCAGGCAGCAGGCAATACCGTTACTTGGGATATGCTTCATTATGATGTGCAAATCATCGGTGGAGTTGTATTACATGAAGGTAAAATAGCCGAAATGGCCACCGGAGAAGGCAAAACGCTCGTCGCTACCTTACCCGCATTCCTCAACGCCCTCGCAGGCAGAGGGGTACACATCGTTACGGTAAACGACTACTTGGCCAAACGTGACTCTGAGTGGATGGCTCCTATCTTTGAATTCCACGGAATGATCGTAGACTGTATCGATAAGTATGAGCCCAACTCTGAAGAACGAAAAGCAGCCTATCGTGCCGATATTACTTATGGGACGAATAACGAATTTGGCTTTGACTACCTGCGCGACAATATGGCCAGGGAGATAGACCAAATCGTGCAGCGCCGTCATCACTATGCTATGATTGATGAGGTAGACTCAGTATTGATTGATGATGCCCGAACACCGCTGATTATCTCCGGCCCTATCCCAAGAGGCGACGAACACGAGTACTATGAGCTAAAACCACGTATCCAACGGGTGGTTGAAGAGCAGAAAAAAGTAGTACAAAACTTCCTTAGCGAAGCCAAACGCCTCGTCAAAGAAGGGAAGGAAAAAGATGCAGGCTTGCCGCTGTTCCGCGCCTTCCGTGGATTGCCCAAAAACAAACCACTGATTAAGTTCTTGAGCGAACCCGGCATGCGGACAATGATGCAGAAGGTAGAAAACTACTACCTACAAGACAATGCCCGCCAAATGCCCGAGGCAGACCAACCGCTCTATTTTACAATAGACGAAAAAAATAACCAAATAGACCTTACCGAAAAAGGACTCGAGTTTATCACTGGCAATAGTGAAGACCCAAGCTTCTTTATCTTGCCTGATATTGGGGTAGAAATTAACAATATCGAAGAAAAGGCAGACTTGAGCGAAGAAGAAAAGCTCGCCCAAAAAGAAGCGGTCATCAATGACTATAGCATCAAAGCACAGCGTATCCACGCCGTCAACCAGCTACTAAAAGCCTATGCGCTCTTCGAACGAGAGGTGGATTATATCATCGTCGACGGCAAAGTCAAAATTGTAGACGAGCAGACAGGCCGTGTGATGGAAGGCCGCCGCTACTCTGATGGGCTACACCAAGCCCTAGAGGCCAAGGAAAACGTCAAAATCGAAGACGCAACCCAAACCTACGCGACTATTACGCTCCAAAACTACTTCCGAATGTATCATAAACTGTCTGGTATGACTGGTACTGCCGAAACGGAAGCCTCAGAGTTTTGGGAAATCTACAAACTCGATGTTACGGTCATCCCGACCAATGTGCCCATTGCCCGCAAAGACGAGCAAGATTTGGTCTTCAAAACCATCCGCGAGAAATTCAACGCCGTTGCTGAGGAAGTCGTGCGCCTAACCGAACAAGGCCGCCCTGTATTGGTAGGGACTACCTCGGTCGAGATTTCGGAATTGCTCAGCCGTATGCTGACTATCCGCAAAATCAAACACCAAGTCCTCAACGCCAAGCTTCACCAAAAAGAAGCCGAAATTGTGGCCGAAGCTGGTAAGCCCGGTACCGTAACCATCGCTACCAATATGGCTGGTCGTGGTACAGACATCAAGCTTACTCCTGAGTCAAAATCTGCCGGAGGCTTGGCCATCATCGGTACCGAGCGCCACGAATCACGCCGCGTAGACCGACAGCTCCGAGGTCGCTCAGGCCGCCAAGGCGACCCCGGTAGCTCGCAGTTTTTTGTCAGCCTTGAAGACGATCTCATGCGCCGTTTTGGCTCCGACCGTATCGCCAAGTTTATGGACCGCATGGGCTTCCAAGAAGGAGAAGTTATTCAACATTCGATGATTACCAAGTCTATCGAACGTGCACAGAAAAAAGTAGAAGAAAATAACTTCGGTATTCGTAAGCGTCTTTTGGAGTATGATGATGTCATGAACGCCCAGCGCGAGATTGTCTACAAACGCCGCCATACCGCCCTCCACGGCGAGCGCCTTGAAGTCGATATCCTCAATATGTTGTATCAAACCAGTGAAGATATTGCCCAAGGCTACCAAGGTGAAGATGCTTATGAAAGCTTCAAACTGGCTGTTTATACCAACCTAGGTATAGAACTGCCCGTAAGCCTAGAGCAATTTTCCAAAGTATCTGCCGAGCAACTGACCGACCTGCTCTATCAAGGAGCGCTTCGTAGCTATAAGGCCAAAAATGACCGTATCGCGGAGCAAATTTTGCCAATCTTGGAAGATATTCGCCAAGAAAAGGGAGCGGTAGTCGAAGAAATTGTCGTGCCGTTTACGGACGGGAAACGCCAAATCAATGTGGCTGCCAACCTACAAAAAGCTTGCGAAACCCAAGGGCAGCACTTGATCAAGTCGATGGAGAAAAATATTACCCTCGCCTTGATAGACCAACTCTGGAAAGAACACCTCCGTGAGATGGACGACCTCAAGCAGTCGGTACAAATGGCTGTTCATGAGCAAAAAGACCCGCTCTTGGTCTATAAGTTTGAGGCCTTCCAGTTGTTTAGCAGCTTTGTGTCTAACCTCAACCGGCAGACGGTCAGCTTCTTACTCAAGGCCGATGTGCCCCGTGTAGAGCCTAACCAAATGAGCGAGGCTCGCCCTACTCCACGTCGCCAACAGCCCAAGCTGCGCGAAAACAAACCAGAGTTTGGAGGCAATACCCCTAGTGCACCCCTGCCTACCGCCCCTATGCCAGAGCGCATTGCCGAGCCAATCAAATCTGATAAAACTATCGGGCGCAACGACAAAGTAACTGTACAATACACCGACGGCAGCATCAAGAAAGATGTCAAATACAAAACCGTTGAGCAGGATTTGAAAAACAACCGCTGCGTCATCATTGATTAA
- a CDS encoding ABC transporter ATP-binding protein, giving the protein MLTVKNLSQRYGQLAVLDRISFEIATGEVCAIIGPSGSGKTTLLGLCAGLDSATEGEIYLLDHPLHRLGEEARTAVRNRHVGFVFQNFQLIPTLTALENVMIPLELNRKPNARRQAAEWLDKVGLSARQRHYPVQLSGGEQQRVALARAFANQPQILFADEPTGNLDTETGQAIEALLFELNQSHQTTLILVTHDPELAEKAQHVIALKGGQIVSQSHQEGFIAK; this is encoded by the coding sequence ATGCTCACTGTCAAGAATCTATCCCAGCGTTATGGCCAGTTGGCCGTGCTCGACCGTATTAGTTTTGAGATTGCCACAGGGGAAGTCTGCGCGATTATAGGCCCTTCGGGCAGCGGCAAAACCACCTTGTTGGGTTTGTGTGCTGGCTTAGACAGCGCCACCGAGGGGGAAATTTACCTACTCGACCACCCGCTACACCGCCTAGGCGAAGAAGCACGAACTGCTGTCCGCAACCGTCATGTCGGATTTGTGTTTCAAAACTTTCAGCTGATTCCTACCCTTACGGCGCTCGAAAATGTGATGATTCCGCTGGAGCTAAACCGCAAGCCCAATGCCCGCCGTCAGGCCGCCGAATGGCTCGACAAAGTAGGCCTAAGCGCCCGCCAACGTCATTATCCTGTACAGCTCTCTGGCGGTGAGCAGCAGCGTGTAGCCTTGGCGAGGGCTTTTGCCAACCAGCCCCAAATCTTGTTTGCGGATGAACCCACCGGCAACCTAGATACCGAAACCGGGCAAGCTATCGAAGCCTTGCTTTTTGAGCTAAACCAAAGCCATCAAACAACACTCATCCTCGTTACACACGACCCCGAGCTCGCCGAAAAAGCCCAACACGTTATTGCGCTCAAAGGCGGCCAAATCGTCTCACAATCACATCAGGAGGGTTTTATCGCAAAGTGA